The following coding sequences are from one Paenibacillus tundrae window:
- a CDS encoding LysR family transcriptional regulator: MNLHGLRLFHAIVRYGGVTRAAEELNISQPAVSSQVKKFERELNIQLFVSEGRRLVLTDAGTQLISYAERLFMLEQEVEHFVDDFRAGKKGMIRITATYLPANFLLPAWIARFKQMHEEVEVVVNTTNTRMAFDQLLRYEAEIAVYGGSGITHDGVHWDELFEDEMWFVVHPEHPYAGRKIELKDMMAEPFIMREEGSVTRDRLVSLCTTNNLPAPRIALQFNGLNETISAVKAGYGANFISSLVVKEDVREGRLARVFVQHMQLKNILAVCTRAGEVLSPAARKLVDLMKQEASNMQSN; encoded by the coding sequence ATGAATCTACATGGACTTAGGTTGTTTCATGCTATTGTGCGATATGGTGGGGTAACACGAGCTGCTGAAGAACTCAATATTAGTCAGCCGGCCGTTTCATCCCAAGTGAAAAAGTTTGAACGAGAGCTGAACATTCAGCTATTTGTCTCGGAGGGAAGAAGGCTTGTTCTTACGGATGCGGGTACACAGCTTATCAGTTATGCAGAACGGTTATTTATGCTGGAACAAGAGGTAGAGCATTTTGTGGACGATTTTCGGGCAGGTAAGAAAGGCATGATCCGGATTACAGCAACATATCTCCCGGCTAATTTTCTGCTTCCAGCATGGATTGCTCGATTCAAGCAGATGCATGAAGAGGTTGAGGTCGTTGTGAATACAACGAATACACGGATGGCATTTGATCAATTGCTTCGATATGAAGCAGAAATTGCGGTATACGGTGGAAGTGGGATCACACATGACGGGGTTCACTGGGACGAGCTGTTTGAGGATGAGATGTGGTTTGTCGTTCATCCAGAGCATCCTTATGCGGGACGGAAAATAGAATTGAAAGACATGATGGCAGAGCCATTCATCATGCGTGAAGAGGGAAGTGTAACCAGAGATCGACTCGTATCACTCTGTACAACTAATAATTTGCCTGCACCTCGGATCGCTCTTCAATTCAATGGGCTGAATGAGACAATCAGTGCAGTAAAAGCAGGATATGGAGCTAATTTTATCTCTTCACTGGTTGTGAAGGAGGATGTTCGTGAAGGCAGACTGGCACGCGTATTCGTCCAGCATATGCAATTGAAGAATATACTCGCGGTATGTACACGAGCAGGAGAAGTATTATCACCTGCTGCTCGCAAATTGGTTGATCTAATGAAGCAGGAAGCTTCAAACATGCAATCTAACTGA
- a CDS encoding YoaK family protein, protein MHHQITLQKYALLILCMAAGMVDLIGYLALGHVLTANMTGNIVLLGIAIARAQEFVVLRSLIALIGFIIGNAIAARMIGWGRSESGWTKRITTVFVVESSLLLFFAVAMISPYAEQLSYLLILVLAAAMGIQTTAARRIGIAGISTTVLTNNLAAVVEDTVSIMYRMRHTSAKSLFKSLSGDVYLRAGAVLIYLVGIIAAALLFQHWPLISVWIPVLLVGGITLYARTQFSDVRDTTSGS, encoded by the coding sequence ATGCATCATCAGATAACCCTCCAAAAGTACGCATTGCTCATTCTTTGCATGGCTGCCGGTATGGTAGACTTAATCGGATATTTAGCCTTAGGTCATGTACTAACCGCAAATATGACGGGCAACATCGTTCTGCTGGGTATTGCTATTGCTCGCGCTCAGGAGTTTGTTGTACTCCGTTCGTTAATCGCACTTATCGGATTTATCATCGGAAATGCAATAGCAGCTCGCATGATTGGATGGGGACGGAGCGAAAGTGGCTGGACGAAGCGAATTACAACTGTATTTGTTGTTGAGAGCAGCTTACTGCTCTTTTTTGCTGTCGCCATGATCAGTCCCTATGCAGAACAACTATCTTATCTATTGATCCTCGTATTAGCAGCTGCGATGGGAATACAAACTACAGCAGCTCGCCGGATTGGCATTGCTGGTATATCCACAACCGTTCTAACGAATAATCTAGCCGCCGTTGTGGAAGATACCGTAAGTATTATGTACAGGATGAGACACACCTCTGCCAAATCCCTATTTAAATCATTATCCGGCGATGTATATCTACGTGCTGGTGCGGTTCTGATTTATTTGGTCGGCATCATTGCTGCCGCACTTCTGTTCCAACATTGGCCTCTAATCTCTGTGTGGATTCCTGTTCTGCTCGTGGGAGGCATCACCTTGTATGCTCGGACTCAGTTCAGCGATGTACGGGATACAACTAGTGGTAGTTAA
- a CDS encoding alpha/beta hydrolase family protein → MSSFSVPTEVDNLPSSPTLSSTLQPVKLTALASRYSRAHSNQIHIDQNTLWPVLIYCRGGLGNYGGVNTSWIEQFVNYGYIVFAPAYRGNEGGEGRDEYGGSDLQDVVSAYQLVHGLPFADPSRISIMGFSRGAINAVHAAATYNIQPHRVHKLVLWSGVADVAQTYMERTDLRRTLKRVLGNSPHRVPEAYTARSPLFKVSELRCPVLIMHGTEDTQVKYSHGTQMYNELKRSGADVTFHAYGGENHHFQGTVQQTAISHMFKWLGTRS, encoded by the coding sequence TTGTCTTCCTTCTCCGTCCCAACAGAGGTCGATAACTTACCATCTTCGCCAACCTTATCTTCCACGCTCCAACCTGTGAAATTGACTGCACTGGCTAGTCGTTATTCCAGAGCCCATTCGAATCAGATACACATCGATCAGAACACATTATGGCCAGTACTAATCTACTGCCGAGGTGGACTCGGTAATTATGGTGGGGTTAATACGTCTTGGATCGAACAATTTGTCAATTACGGGTATATCGTGTTCGCTCCGGCATATCGCGGTAATGAAGGTGGCGAAGGGCGTGATGAGTATGGCGGCAGTGATCTGCAAGATGTTGTATCCGCTTATCAATTGGTGCACGGACTGCCTTTTGCCGACCCGTCACGGATCTCTATCATGGGTTTCTCGAGAGGCGCGATCAATGCTGTACACGCAGCAGCGACTTACAATATACAGCCTCATCGTGTTCACAAGCTCGTGTTATGGAGTGGTGTCGCAGATGTGGCTCAAACTTATATGGAACGTACAGACCTGAGAAGAACACTTAAACGGGTTCTCGGCAATTCTCCGCATCGCGTTCCTGAAGCGTACACTGCCCGTTCGCCGCTCTTCAAAGTTTCAGAGCTTCGCTGTCCCGTCCTAATCATGCATGGAACTGAGGATACTCAGGTGAAGTACAGTCACGGTACACAAATGTATAACGAATTGAAACGCAGCGGTGCGGATGTTACGTTTCACGCCTACGGGGGAGAGAATCATCATTTCCAAGGCACAGTTCAGCAGACCGCGATCAGCCATATGTTTAAATGGCTCGGGACACGATCGTGA
- a CDS encoding GTP pyrophosphokinase: MNAPHPIDQFKKFKYEITRFMMIYKFALDQMETKIEVLKEEFQSLHDYSPIEHTKSRLKSPESIMNKMFRKNHELTFESIKKNIKDIAGVRITCSFISDIYRIKDMLCNQSDLRVLEVKDYIQNPKPNGYQSLHLLVDVPVYMSNGEERACVEIQIRTIAMDFWASLEHKIFYKYNKDVPEHLTRELKSAADSANALDQQMERLHREIQEIKDAENDRTEEELRRIIINNQQFTLPSNLLKLLGNGEQ; this comes from the coding sequence ATGAACGCACCACACCCAATTGATCAATTCAAGAAATTTAAATATGAGATTACGCGGTTTATGATGATCTATAAATTTGCACTTGATCAGATGGAAACGAAGATCGAAGTGCTTAAGGAAGAATTCCAGTCCCTGCATGATTACAGCCCTATTGAACATACAAAATCCAGATTGAAGTCACCTGAAAGTATTATGAATAAGATGTTCCGCAAGAATCATGAATTAACCTTCGAAAGTATTAAGAAAAACATTAAGGATATCGCTGGTGTTCGCATCACCTGCTCGTTTATTTCTGATATTTATCGTATTAAGGATATGCTCTGTAATCAAAGCGATCTACGTGTTCTAGAAGTGAAGGATTACATCCAAAATCCGAAGCCTAACGGGTACCAGAGCCTGCACTTGTTGGTCGATGTGCCTGTGTACATGTCCAATGGGGAAGAGCGAGCTTGCGTGGAAATACAGATCCGCACGATTGCGATGGATTTCTGGGCGAGCCTCGAGCATAAGATCTTCTACAAATACAACAAGGATGTTCCCGAACATCTGACAAGAGAGCTGAAAAGTGCTGCGGATTCTGCGAATGCGCTTGATCAACAGATGGAGCGATTGCACCGAGAGATCCAGGAGATCAAGGATGCTGAGAATGATCGGACAGAAGAAGAGCTACGCCGTATCATCATCAACAATCAGCAATTTACGTTACCTTCCAATCTGCTCAAGTTACTAGGAAACGGAGAGCAGTAA
- a CDS encoding multidrug effflux MFS transporter: MRTKSTSASLTTHSTSRIRMALILGTLSAFGPLSLDMYLPALPTLAADFESSTSYAQLSLTACMVGLALGQLLAGPLSDVRGRRTPLIAGLLLYTIASILCLVSPTMGSFVVLRFIQGVAGAAGIVISRAVVRDVYDGPELTRFFSLLMLINGVAPIAAPIIGGLLLEYTSWRGVFILLSLIGVLTLLAVIFGLGETLPADRRSSGGLKQTLVTFRQIASNRLFMGYALTQGFVGAGMFAYISGSPFVLQKIYGISPQMFSLCFAINGLGIILASQIAGRLAGKVSETRLLIAGLIVAALGGTSLFIAILAEGNLISILIPLFLVVSSVGLVNTASFALAMANQSKSAGSASALIGVMTFMFGGIVAPLVGLGGEGTAVPMGIVILCADLGAVLIYLMMVRKTSKRQVAH, from the coding sequence ATGCGTACAAAATCGACATCGGCTTCATTAACCACCCATTCAACATCGCGCATACGTATGGCGCTAATTCTCGGGACATTGTCGGCCTTCGGGCCGTTGTCCCTGGATATGTATCTGCCTGCACTGCCTACGCTAGCAGCAGATTTCGAATCTTCAACGTCTTATGCACAGCTCAGTCTAACCGCTTGTATGGTGGGACTTGCTCTAGGACAACTGCTCGCTGGACCATTGAGTGACGTTCGAGGACGCCGTACTCCGTTGATTGCTGGATTGTTACTCTACACGATAGCCTCTATTCTGTGTTTGGTTAGCCCAACAATGGGTTCTTTTGTAGTATTACGCTTTATTCAAGGTGTTGCAGGAGCGGCAGGTATCGTAATTTCTCGTGCAGTCGTTCGAGATGTCTATGACGGACCGGAATTAACACGATTTTTCTCACTTCTAATGTTAATTAACGGTGTAGCACCAATTGCTGCGCCAATTATAGGTGGTCTATTACTCGAATATACGTCATGGCGAGGCGTATTTATTTTATTAAGTCTTATCGGGGTACTGACATTATTAGCTGTCATTTTTGGCTTAGGAGAAACCCTGCCAGCAGATCGAAGATCTAGTGGTGGATTGAAGCAGACACTGGTCACGTTCCGCCAAATCGCAAGTAATCGTTTATTTATGGGTTATGCTCTGACTCAGGGATTTGTAGGTGCAGGTATGTTTGCGTACATATCAGGTTCACCATTTGTGTTGCAGAAAATATATGGGATATCACCACAGATGTTTAGTCTCTGCTTCGCTATTAATGGCTTGGGAATTATATTAGCTAGTCAGATTGCAGGAAGGCTTGCTGGAAAGGTATCCGAGACACGTTTGCTGATTGCTGGCCTAATTGTTGCCGCATTGGGAGGAACTTCTCTATTTATCGCAATTCTAGCGGAAGGCAACCTGATATCAATACTCATTCCATTATTCCTAGTGGTATCGAGTGTGGGTCTTGTTAATACAGCTTCATTTGCACTGGCGATGGCTAATCAATCGAAGTCTGCGGGAAGTGCATCCGCACTGATTGGTGTAATGACCTTTATGTTTGGAGGAATTGTGGCCCCGCTTGTTGGACTAGGTGGTGAGGGAACGGCTGTACCTATGGGGATTGTTATACTCTGTGCTGATCTCGGCGCAGTACTTATCTACCTCATGATGGTTAGAAAAACAAGTAAACGGCAAGTGGCACACTAA
- a CDS encoding ABC transporter substrate-binding protein has product MFNKNKKMIMLLITVMVMSIWLAACGAKSTDQQPSAAGENTAAESETQTEAPTERTMTDAMSHEVQIPANPERIIASYLEDHLVTLGVKPVAQWSVTKGVQQYLQKDLEGIPPIASDLPFEAVVSFSPDLIIIGTEDMVEGEKYEQYNKIAPTFVLGEEVYKDWRKTLLKIGEILNKSDEAQQVLDNYDLKVKEVKEKINTVTGGTKSAAAIWLVNGKFFMVSDNVSSGEVMYNELGLAKPEVVKEISATATGNWSAISLEKLATMDVDYLFFVNSDVGTGAEALKDPVWQNIPAVKNGNLFEFTRESSWLYSGVQANTQIMEDIQNSIVK; this is encoded by the coding sequence GTGTTTAACAAGAACAAAAAAATGATCATGCTTCTGATTACGGTGATGGTCATGTCCATCTGGTTGGCAGCTTGCGGAGCAAAGTCTACAGACCAACAGCCGTCAGCAGCAGGAGAGAATACAGCAGCGGAGTCTGAGACGCAGACAGAAGCACCAACAGAACGAACCATGACAGACGCGATGAGCCACGAAGTCCAAATTCCTGCTAATCCGGAGCGTATTATCGCTTCTTATCTAGAGGATCATTTAGTTACGCTTGGTGTTAAGCCAGTAGCTCAATGGTCTGTAACTAAAGGGGTTCAACAATATTTGCAAAAGGACTTAGAGGGAATTCCACCTATTGCATCTGATCTTCCCTTTGAAGCTGTAGTCAGCTTCAGTCCCGATTTGATCATCATTGGTACTGAGGACATGGTTGAAGGTGAGAAGTATGAGCAATACAACAAAATTGCGCCTACCTTTGTGCTGGGTGAAGAGGTTTATAAAGACTGGCGCAAGACGTTACTAAAAATCGGCGAAATTCTGAATAAGAGTGACGAGGCACAACAAGTGCTGGACAATTACGATCTCAAGGTAAAAGAGGTTAAGGAGAAAATAAACACCGTTACAGGTGGAACCAAATCAGCTGCGGCCATCTGGTTAGTCAACGGGAAATTCTTTATGGTGAGCGATAACGTATCCAGTGGAGAAGTGATGTACAATGAGCTTGGACTAGCTAAGCCTGAGGTTGTAAAGGAAATATCAGCTACAGCAACAGGTAACTGGTCAGCTATTTCCTTGGAGAAGCTTGCGACTATGGATGTTGATTATCTGTTCTTTGTCAACAGTGATGTAGGTACAGGAGCAGAAGCCTTGAAAGATCCAGTATGGCAGAACATACCTGCAGTGAAGAACGGTAACCTGTTCGAATTCACTCGTGAAAGTAGCTGGTTGTACAGCGGAGTTCAGGCTAACACGCAAATTATGGAAGACATTCAAAATAGCATTGTTAAATAA
- the tnpA gene encoding IS200/IS605 family transposase, with product MSSDVNSLAHTKWNCKYHIVFAPKYRRQVIYGKLKQDIGKILRQLCERKNVEIIEAEACKDHIHMLVSIPPKLSVSAFIGYLKGKSSLMIFDRHASLKYRYGNRKFWCKGFYVDTVGRNKKVIQEYIQNQLQEDIVAEQITMAEYIDPFTGEETKEQRKKKK from the coding sequence ATGTCATCTGATGTGAACAGTTTAGCACATACAAAATGGAATTGTAAGTATCATATCGTGTTTGCTCCAAAGTACAGAAGACAAGTGATTTACGGAAAATTGAAACAAGACATCGGAAAGATATTGAGACAATTATGTGAGCGAAAAAATGTAGAGATTATTGAAGCGGAAGCGTGTAAAGACCATATTCACATGTTGGTGAGTATCCCACCAAAACTTAGTGTGTCAGCATTTATAGGATATTTAAAGGGAAAGAGCAGCCTAATGATCTTTGACAGACATGCTAGTCTAAAGTATCGATATGGAAATCGGAAGTTCTGGTGTAAAGGATTTTATGTAGATACGGTCGGAAGGAACAAGAAAGTGATACAGGAATATATCCAAAATCAATTGCAGGAAGACATCGTCGCAGAACAAATAACCATGGCGGAGTACATCGATCCATTTACAGGCGAAGAAACAAAGGAGCAACGAAAGAAGAAGAAATAG
- a CDS encoding flavin reductase family protein, with the protein MYTLDPQQLTAKDNYKFMSGSVVPRPIAFVTTLSQEEGIVNAAPFSFFNVVSSDPPLLSISIGRKAGEMKDTARNILSGKELVVHICDEAIVSDMNETAAMLEPHESELDRTNLTTVPSTMVAVPGIQEALIRMECTLYQHIPISNDEGEPVSDLILVRIVQYHFSENVYDPTTKYLLMDQLKPVSRLAGNDYAKLGERFTVIRPL; encoded by the coding sequence ATGTATACATTAGATCCACAGCAATTAACGGCTAAAGATAATTATAAATTTATGAGTGGCTCCGTTGTGCCACGGCCAATCGCATTTGTTACGACGTTATCGCAGGAAGAGGGAATTGTGAATGCTGCGCCGTTTAGTTTTTTCAATGTAGTCAGTTCAGATCCCCCATTGTTGTCGATTTCAATTGGACGCAAGGCTGGTGAGATGAAAGATACTGCTCGCAATATTTTGTCAGGTAAAGAACTGGTTGTACATATCTGTGATGAGGCGATTGTAAGCGACATGAATGAAACGGCAGCAATGCTGGAGCCACATGAGAGTGAACTTGACCGCACAAACCTTACAACTGTGCCAAGTACTATGGTCGCTGTACCAGGTATACAAGAGGCGCTTATTCGAATGGAATGTACATTGTATCAGCATATCCCCATCTCTAATGATGAGGGTGAACCTGTCAGCGATCTCATATTAGTACGGATTGTGCAATATCATTTCAGTGAAAACGTGTATGATCCAACCACAAAGTACCTATTGATGGATCAACTGAAACCGGTCAGTCGACTGGCAGGCAATGATTATGCCAAGCTTGGGGAGCGCTTTACCGTAATTCGACCTCTGTAG
- a CDS encoding MMPL family transporter encodes MGYRSLTVLVSRYPRFMIWCWLIIIGMSVTWAMKLPSVVEDHGLKLMHGDAHQVELMLQEQFNIPVDPVVVVLEKNKETQRAEFRAWIEVQLEKARQVPGVHAIISPLETRGALMLREDIAYALLDLNTPTHQIKDVIQRLRSVLTEDNLGTVQLTGKPVVQQDVNRLSFRDLEHAEVVGVPLALMILWFAFRGWNVALIAVMMGISSVVIAMGATALMGHQVELSNFIINVIPMVGMALSIDFALIILSRYREELRKVREVSSTVSTVYAEVLQRTMQTAGRAVLFSAACVFLGLLGLLWIRLPMFMSVSFGAITVLIVAVLLNITLLPAILSLYARHIFKHINISSSHLSNQGSSMWRRWSGIVMKRPIRMVILGTAALLLCVLPVSKLDMAVPDATSLPIQTESRQASEKVKSVFGQREVSSVDLVIGGTDQRLSKNHWNTALYKLQELRQDPDVIDIDSPWKQINPGMVNSVSTLAELGYVSDHAIRMKVTVKGEPGSDQIASWIERMYRHDAVSSVKQSLPIHYGGEAVDQYEIMKEIMDKLPKVIVFVVVSNYLVMLVAFRSLIIPIKAIVMNILSLIASFGILVMIFNQGHWGMEPSSVAIMIPVFIAGLVFGISMDYGVFMLTRIQEAYRRTGDSDLAVQEGLSSTGRLITSAAAILLAVTIPFAFGDVAGVKQLGIGITAAVLIDVTIIRLLLVPALMKLMGRWNWWLPGQTNKL; translated from the coding sequence ATGGGGTATCGCAGCCTAACTGTGCTTGTGAGCCGTTATCCCCGGTTCATGATATGGTGCTGGCTTATTATTATTGGGATGTCTGTCACTTGGGCAATGAAATTACCCAGTGTCGTTGAAGATCATGGATTGAAGCTGATGCATGGGGATGCCCATCAGGTTGAGCTTATGTTGCAGGAGCAATTCAATATCCCCGTTGATCCGGTCGTGGTTGTATTGGAGAAGAATAAGGAGACACAACGAGCTGAGTTCCGAGCATGGATTGAGGTTCAGTTAGAAAAGGCACGGCAAGTTCCGGGCGTCCATGCGATTATCTCTCCGCTCGAAACACGTGGAGCACTCATGCTGCGTGAAGATATAGCTTACGCGTTGCTGGATCTGAATACTCCAACTCATCAGATAAAAGATGTCATTCAACGATTGCGCTCCGTGTTAACCGAAGATAACCTGGGAACCGTGCAATTGACCGGCAAGCCGGTCGTACAGCAGGACGTGAACCGTTTGAGCTTTCGTGACCTGGAGCACGCTGAAGTGGTTGGTGTGCCACTAGCCCTAATGATTCTGTGGTTTGCCTTCAGAGGATGGAATGTTGCTCTGATCGCAGTCATGATGGGGATTTCCAGTGTAGTAATCGCCATGGGAGCAACGGCTCTTATGGGTCATCAGGTGGAATTGTCTAACTTCATTATCAATGTCATTCCAATGGTGGGTATGGCGCTAAGCATTGATTTTGCTCTCATTATCCTAAGTAGATATAGAGAAGAGTTACGTAAGGTTCGAGAAGTGAGTTCCACAGTATCCACGGTATATGCTGAAGTCCTTCAACGAACCATGCAAACGGCGGGTAGAGCTGTGTTATTTTCTGCTGCTTGTGTATTTCTCGGCTTACTTGGTCTACTCTGGATTCGTTTACCTATGTTCATGAGTGTTTCTTTTGGAGCGATAACCGTTCTAATCGTCGCTGTACTTCTTAATATAACGCTATTACCTGCGATTCTCTCGTTATATGCTAGACATATTTTTAAACATATCAACATCTCGTCATCTCATCTCTCGAATCAAGGGAGTAGTATGTGGCGTCGATGGTCAGGGATCGTCATGAAGCGACCCATTCGGATGGTTATTCTTGGAACAGCGGCCTTGTTGCTGTGTGTTTTACCCGTTTCTAAACTAGACATGGCAGTTCCAGATGCAACATCCTTACCCATTCAGACGGAGTCACGGCAAGCGAGTGAAAAGGTGAAGAGTGTATTTGGGCAGCGAGAGGTCTCTTCGGTAGATCTTGTCATTGGTGGTACGGATCAGCGATTAAGTAAAAACCACTGGAATACTGCCTTGTATAAACTTCAGGAGCTTCGACAAGATCCGGATGTTATTGATATTGATTCACCGTGGAAGCAGATCAACCCTGGTATGGTGAATTCAGTTTCAACCTTGGCGGAGCTGGGCTATGTCTCGGATCATGCGATTCGGATGAAGGTAACCGTGAAGGGAGAACCCGGTTCAGATCAGATTGCCAGCTGGATTGAACGGATGTATCGACATGATGCTGTCTCTAGTGTGAAGCAGAGCCTGCCAATCCATTATGGTGGAGAAGCAGTTGACCAGTACGAAATTATGAAAGAGATTATGGATAAGCTGCCCAAGGTGATTGTTTTTGTAGTGGTATCGAACTATTTAGTTATGCTTGTTGCTTTCCGATCATTAATTATTCCTATCAAAGCGATTGTAATGAATATACTTAGCTTGATAGCTTCCTTCGGTATTCTGGTCATGATATTTAACCAAGGACACTGGGGCATGGAGCCTTCGTCCGTTGCCATTATGATCCCTGTTTTTATTGCTGGCTTAGTATTTGGAATATCCATGGACTATGGTGTATTTATGCTGACGCGTATTCAGGAAGCCTATCGACGAACAGGAGACAGCGACTTGGCTGTGCAGGAGGGTCTTTCCTCAACAGGACGACTGATTACGTCAGCAGCAGCTATTTTGCTTGCGGTGACCATTCCGTTTGCTTTTGGCGATGTAGCGGGAGTGAAGCAACTTGGAATCGGGATCACGGCTGCAGTTCTAATTGATGTAACGATCATCCGTCTATTGCTTGTTCCTGCATTAATGAAACTGATGGGGAGATGGAATTGGTGGCTTCCTGGTCAAACGAATAAGTTATAA
- a CDS encoding dienelactone hydrolase family protein, whose translation MSMIESYLKERTSQQGRSTYQPGDSLEQWSRQLRLRIKERLGGFPDIASALNPVRLEHTVCDGYIRERVEITTYEGLRMPVYMLFPAERDASSENSIRPAVIACHGHGYGSREVTGMEPDGAPRAGDPGLHKDFAVSLVKRGYIVAVPELLGFGDRRLEEDRDAAPGVSSCTKIAAHLLMVGETLAGHRVYEMMRVFDYLSERADVDSERIGMMGISGGGLVTAFTAALDERCRAAVVSGYASTFQGSILDRNHCLDNYIPGILLESELPDIIGLMVPRPLFIEAGSDDRVFPLSSAKEAYARLTEIYEQQGAAELLDADFFAGGHEISGAIAYDWLERFL comes from the coding sequence ATGTCTATGATTGAATCCTATTTGAAAGAGCGAACAAGCCAGCAGGGACGTTCAACATATCAGCCAGGTGATTCGCTAGAGCAGTGGAGTCGTCAGCTACGATTACGGATAAAAGAAAGACTGGGTGGGTTTCCAGATATCGCATCTGCATTAAACCCTGTACGACTGGAGCATACCGTATGCGACGGATACATTCGTGAGCGAGTTGAGATTACAACGTATGAGGGGTTACGTATGCCTGTATACATGTTATTTCCCGCCGAAAGGGATGCTTCCTCTGAAAACAGTATTCGACCTGCAGTCATTGCTTGCCATGGTCATGGGTACGGCAGCCGAGAAGTGACTGGAATGGAGCCGGACGGTGCTCCGCGCGCAGGTGATCCGGGATTACACAAGGATTTTGCAGTCTCTCTTGTGAAGCGAGGGTATATCGTGGCCGTTCCAGAATTGCTCGGTTTTGGCGACCGTAGATTAGAAGAAGACCGCGACGCAGCACCGGGCGTAAGCTCCTGTACGAAGATCGCTGCTCATCTGTTGATGGTTGGAGAGACGCTGGCTGGACATCGGGTCTACGAGATGATGCGAGTGTTCGATTATTTATCCGAGAGAGCTGACGTTGATTCGGAGCGGATCGGAATGATGGGTATTTCGGGCGGAGGGCTTGTGACGGCTTTTACAGCTGCACTGGATGAAAGATGCCGTGCCGCGGTTGTGAGTGGGTATGCGAGTACGTTTCAGGGTAGCATATTAGATCGCAATCATTGTTTGGATAATTACATTCCAGGAATTTTGTTAGAGTCAGAATTACCAGATATCATCGGTTTGATGGTACCTAGACCCTTATTTATTGAAGCAGGCAGTGATGATCGGGTATTTCCACTATCCTCTGCGAAAGAAGCTTATGCTCGGTTAACCGAGATTTACGAGCAACAAGGAGCAGCTGAGCTGCTGGATGCAGATTTTTTTGCAGGTGGACATGAGATAAGTGGTGCCATAGCCTATGACTGGTTAGAGAGATTTTTGTAA